From Virgibacillus natechei, the proteins below share one genomic window:
- the comGB gene encoding competence type IV pilus assembly protein ComGB, with protein sequence MDLYLKRFIKIRKERLSNEIQLRFLQRLSRLLSNGYPLIEALDVIKWDKQLTTSATLITNALKNGSSIDQAFDKAAFHPTITAYLYFVRANGDIQGSIDKCLDMYEQRMKYTKKFQQIIRYPLILIFIFSLLLYFIKQYVLPSFEELFQTSTESSSMIAISIVLIDLLSSTVIVLSILLIVGIVIWRFARHKLTISKQINLYRALPIYRKFLKLQTSFLFATHFSTLLKTGMSFKEILIHMSEQNKLPIIAHYSTLITEELMRGLPIIPLLSEMSFLENQLSSIFQKNADVNALEKDLNVYAEFVTEEIQRKIMKIITFIQPLFFIVLASFIIFIYVTLMWPMFQLIQSI encoded by the coding sequence ATGGATTTATATCTGAAGAGATTTATAAAAATTCGTAAAGAAAGACTTTCAAATGAAATTCAATTGCGTTTTTTACAACGGCTGAGTCGATTATTATCCAACGGTTACCCATTAATCGAAGCGTTAGATGTAATTAAATGGGATAAGCAGTTAACTACTTCAGCCACTCTCATTACAAATGCTTTAAAAAATGGCTCCTCTATTGACCAAGCATTTGATAAAGCAGCATTTCATCCAACAATTACCGCCTATTTATATTTTGTTAGAGCGAACGGAGATATACAGGGAAGTATCGATAAATGCTTGGACATGTATGAACAGCGGATGAAATACACGAAGAAATTCCAACAAATCATACGATATCCATTAATTCTGATTTTCATATTTTCGTTATTGCTTTATTTCATCAAGCAATATGTACTTCCATCCTTCGAAGAACTTTTTCAAACAAGTACCGAATCTTCTTCCATGATTGCAATCTCTATAGTGTTAATTGACTTGTTAAGTAGCACGGTAATTGTTTTGAGTATACTCCTTATTGTCGGAATCGTTATTTGGCGCTTTGCCAGACACAAGCTCACCATATCAAAACAGATTAATCTATATCGCGCCCTACCAATTTATCGAAAGTTTTTAAAGCTTCAAACATCCTTTCTATTTGCAACTCATTTCAGTACTCTTTTAAAAACAGGAATGTCCTTCAAAGAAATTCTAATCCACATGTCTGAACAAAATAAATTACCCATCATAGCCCATTACTCAACCTTAATAACAGAAGAATTAATGAGGGGATTACCAATCATACCTTTGCTTTCAGAGATGAGTTTTCTGGAAAATCAACTATCATCCATTTTCCAAAAGAATGCGGATGTAAACGCGTTAGAGAAGGACCTAAATGTATATGCTGAGTTCGTGACAGAAGAAATACAACGAAAAATAATGAAGATCATTACGTTTATTCAACCATTATTTTTTATTGTACTTGCAAGTTTTATCATTTTTATCTATGTAACGTTGATGTGGCCAATGTTTCAACTAATTCAATCTATTTAA
- the comGC gene encoding competence type IV pilus major pilin ComGC yields MLKNNKGFTLIEMLIVLMVISVLIILFVPNLSDRSGDVHDKGCEALVKVVQAQVELYELEEGSTPDIAELLDKGYITEDQDECSNGGTLSISNGTVTAS; encoded by the coding sequence ATGCTTAAAAATAATAAGGGATTTACACTGATCGAAATGTTAATTGTATTGATGGTAATATCTGTTCTGATCATCCTATTTGTACCTAATTTAAGTGATAGAAGTGGAGATGTTCATGATAAAGGCTGTGAAGCGCTTGTAAAAGTTGTTCAAGCTCAAGTTGAATTATATGAATTGGAGGAAGGATCTACTCCTGATATAGCAGAATTATTAGATAAAGGTTACATTACGGAAGATCAGGATGAATGTTCTAATGGTGGTACGTTATCTATTTCGAACGGAACCGTTACGGCTAGTTAA
- a CDS encoding YqzE family protein — MRPISVNDYLRFMTEQVVTYIDSPSEERKNRRAAQKNDPPIYSNRWLGVLPFALRTIRKKSK, encoded by the coding sequence GTGAGACCCATTTCCGTAAATGATTACCTTAGATTTATGACGGAGCAAGTGGTGACCTATATCGATTCCCCTTCTGAAGAAAGAAAAAATAGAAGAGCTGCACAAAAAAATGATCCACCTATTTATTCAAATCGTTGGCTTGGCGTATTACCGTTTGCACTGAGAACAATTCGGAAAAAGTCAAAATAG
- the gcvPB gene encoding aminomethyl-transferring glycine dehydrogenase subunit GcvPB, which produces MATENFPLIFERSKEGRSSYNLPALDVPEVSLEEEFEDVYVRKVDAALPEVDELELMRHYTGLSNRNFGILSGFYPLGSCTMKYNPVINEDIAKLPGFSHIHPYQDPKTVQGALELMYDLQVHLEEITGMHEITLQPAAGSQGEWTSLMMIKAFHEANGDHTRNEVIVPDSAHGTNPASAAVAGFKVVEVKSNEKGLVDVEHLKRVVNENTAALMLTNPNTLGLFETEIVEMAEIVHGVGGKLFYDGANLNAIMGYSRPGDMGFDAVHLNLHKTFTGPHGGGGPGSGPIGVSEELAPFLPKPVVRKNEGLYEFDYDLPQSIGMVKGYYGNFGINVRAYTYIRTMGAEGLKKVSEYAVLNANYMMRSLEKAYELPFTQHCKHEFVLSGNNQKKLGVKTLNIAKRLLDLEIHPPTVYFPLIVEEAMMVEPTETESKETLDHFIDAMLQIADEAKNNPEIVQEAPHHTAVKRLDETTASRKPVLRFQREG; this is translated from the coding sequence ATGGCTACTGAAAACTTTCCATTAATTTTTGAACGCAGTAAAGAAGGCAGATCGAGCTATAACCTGCCTGCACTTGATGTTCCGGAAGTCAGCCTTGAAGAAGAATTTGAAGATGTATATGTACGTAAGGTCGATGCAGCACTTCCTGAAGTCGATGAATTGGAATTAATGCGGCACTATACAGGGTTATCCAACCGTAACTTCGGTATACTTTCCGGATTTTATCCACTGGGGTCTTGTACGATGAAATATAATCCGGTGATTAACGAAGATATTGCCAAACTTCCTGGATTTAGTCATATCCATCCATATCAAGATCCGAAAACAGTTCAAGGTGCGCTTGAATTAATGTATGATTTGCAAGTACATCTTGAAGAAATCACAGGAATGCATGAAATCACATTACAGCCAGCTGCTGGTTCACAAGGTGAGTGGACGTCACTCATGATGATAAAAGCATTCCACGAAGCGAATGGCGACCACACCCGAAATGAAGTCATTGTACCTGACTCAGCACATGGTACCAACCCGGCTTCTGCAGCAGTCGCAGGATTTAAGGTTGTTGAAGTAAAATCAAATGAGAAAGGATTAGTTGACGTTGAGCATTTAAAACGTGTAGTAAATGAAAATACTGCAGCACTCATGTTAACAAACCCGAACACTTTAGGTTTGTTTGAAACAGAAATCGTCGAAATGGCAGAAATCGTTCATGGCGTGGGCGGAAAATTGTTCTATGATGGCGCAAACTTAAATGCTATTATGGGCTACAGTCGTCCAGGAGATATGGGCTTTGATGCAGTACACCTGAACCTTCATAAGACATTTACTGGTCCACACGGAGGCGGTGGTCCAGGCTCTGGTCCAATCGGAGTTTCAGAAGAACTCGCACCTTTCCTGCCAAAACCGGTAGTACGTAAAAACGAAGGATTGTATGAATTTGACTATGATCTTCCACAATCGATTGGTATGGTGAAAGGTTACTACGGAAACTTCGGAATTAACGTGCGTGCTTATACGTACATCCGTACAATGGGTGCAGAAGGATTGAAGAAAGTTAGTGAATATGCTGTACTTAATGCAAACTACATGATGCGCAGTCTTGAAAAAGCATATGAACTTCCATTTACACAACATTGTAAACACGAGTTTGTCCTATCTGGTAATAACCAGAAGAAACTTGGCGTGAAGACATTGAATATTGCTAAACGTCTACTGGATTTAGAAATTCATCCGCCGACTGTTTATTTCCCATTAATTGTGGAGGAGGCAATGATGGTCGAACCTACGGAAACAGAATCGAAAGAAACATTGGATCATTTCATCGATGCAATGCTTCAAATTGCTGATGAAGCGAAGAACAATCCAGAAATTGTTCAAGAAGCTCCACATCACACTGCTGTAAAACGTTTAGACGAAACAACCGCATCTCGTAAGCCGGTTTTACGTTTTCAAAGAGAAGGGTAA
- a CDS encoding DEAD/DEAH box helicase produces MKSIHLQKDSTFIDNLQANFEQDGKFSPWDLFSMAYQAELTTITPEFSGLRSLEHLPHVDFLDHQISTAEQAIEDMNGRAILADEVGLGKTIEAGLILKEYMIRGLVKKALILVPASLVNQWVTELNEKFYIPAVAHRKNYTWEQSDVIITSLDTAKRSPHQEAILDINYDFILIDEAHKLKNHKTKNYSFVRQLKKKYCLLLTATPVQNRLLEIFNLVSLLKPGHLGNYDSFLDQYGKDRKKIKQDIYLKQLIQKVMIRNTRKDTILNNTKRHIETIWIDFKPEHQQVYDELNDITMPFSSFSKITFLREMCSSREACYLSLKKLTKEEKKEETLQPVLEKIEQLPHHVKAEKLVELLKKIGDEKVIVFTEYRATQYYLQWYLQQEGISSVPFRGGFKKGKKDWMRQLFRDHAQVLIATEAGGEGINLQFCNQMVNYDLPWNPMRLEQRIGRIHRYGQENDVHVYNFAIRDTIEEHIMNLLYEKINLFERVIGQLDDILAELNIADIEKEIESIYTEASSTGEAKIKLDNLSSIIKQNHEHADSQERQYGNY; encoded by the coding sequence ATGAAATCCATTCACTTACAAAAAGACTCAACCTTCATCGACAACCTGCAAGCGAATTTTGAACAAGATGGAAAGTTTTCCCCATGGGATCTCTTTTCAATGGCCTACCAAGCTGAATTAACAACAATAACTCCTGAGTTCTCTGGATTGCGTTCATTAGAGCACCTGCCACATGTTGATTTTTTAGATCATCAAATTTCAACCGCCGAACAAGCAATCGAAGACATGAATGGTCGTGCTATATTAGCTGACGAAGTGGGACTCGGGAAAACAATTGAAGCAGGATTAATTTTAAAAGAGTACATGATTAGAGGCTTGGTTAAAAAAGCACTTATTCTCGTTCCTGCATCTCTAGTAAATCAATGGGTAACCGAGTTAAATGAGAAATTTTATATACCAGCTGTTGCTCATCGGAAAAACTATACCTGGGAACAATCCGATGTCATTATTACATCATTGGATACGGCAAAGCGCTCACCACACCAGGAGGCGATATTGGATATAAACTATGACTTTATATTAATTGATGAAGCTCATAAACTTAAAAATCATAAAACCAAGAACTATTCCTTTGTTCGTCAATTAAAGAAAAAATATTGTTTATTATTAACTGCAACTCCAGTCCAAAATCGTCTTCTTGAAATATTTAATCTGGTTTCCTTACTAAAGCCGGGACATTTAGGTAATTACGATTCCTTTCTTGACCAATATGGAAAGGATCGCAAAAAAATTAAACAAGATATATATTTGAAGCAATTAATCCAAAAAGTAATGATCCGCAATACACGAAAAGATACCATACTAAATAATACGAAGCGTCATATTGAAACCATTTGGATTGATTTTAAACCAGAACACCAACAAGTATATGATGAGCTTAATGATATAACCATGCCCTTTTCCTCGTTTTCCAAAATAACATTTTTAAGGGAAATGTGCTCATCACGTGAGGCCTGTTACCTATCCCTTAAAAAATTAACAAAGGAAGAGAAAAAGGAAGAAACGCTTCAACCCGTGTTAGAAAAGATTGAACAATTGCCTCATCATGTAAAAGCAGAAAAATTAGTAGAACTACTTAAAAAAATCGGTGATGAAAAAGTAATTGTTTTTACAGAGTACAGGGCTACCCAATATTATCTGCAATGGTATCTACAACAAGAAGGCATATCTTCCGTACCATTTAGAGGTGGTTTTAAAAAAGGGAAAAAGGATTGGATGCGGCAGCTTTTCAGGGACCATGCCCAGGTTTTAATCGCTACAGAGGCTGGCGGAGAAGGTATTAACCTTCAATTTTGTAATCAGATGGTTAATTATGATTTGCCCTGGAATCCGATGCGCCTTGAACAACGGATTGGGCGAATTCATCGTTATGGACAGGAAAACGATGTCCATGTATATAATTTTGCTATCAGGGATACGATTGAAGAACATATTATGAATCTGTTATATGAAAAGATCAATTTGTTCGAACGAGTGATCGGGCAATTGGACGATATTTTAGCTGAACTTAATATAGCCGATATCGAGAAAGAAATCGAAAGCATCTATACGGAAGCATCATCCACAGGTGAAGCTAAAATAAAACTGGATAATCTTTCATCTATTATTAAACAAAACCATGAACATGCAGATAGTCAGGAGCGTCAATATGGCAATTACTAA
- a CDS encoding rhodanese-like domain-containing protein, which produces MEFLIIAIVILVAVGMFRYFRQRNFLKVLTQDQFREGYRKAQLIDVREPQEFEKGHILGARNIPVTQMKQRLVEIRKDKPVYLYCQSGSRSARAGQLLNKKGYQDINQLKGGFKKWSGKIKTK; this is translated from the coding sequence ATGGAGTTCTTAATAATAGCAATCGTTATTCTAGTGGCAGTCGGTATGTTCCGCTATTTTAGACAGCGTAACTTTTTAAAGGTGTTAACACAAGATCAGTTTAGGGAAGGATACCGAAAAGCGCAATTAATCGATGTAAGAGAGCCACAGGAATTTGAGAAAGGTCATATACTAGGTGCCAGGAATATTCCAGTCACACAAATGAAGCAACGATTAGTAGAAATTCGAAAAGACAAACCAGTCTATCTTTATTGCCAAAGTGGTTCACGCTCAGCAAGGGCAGGGCAACTCCTGAACAAAAAAGGATATCAGGATATCAACCAATTAAAAGGTGGATTCAAGAAATGGTCTGGAAAAATCAAGACTAAATAA
- a CDS encoding YqhG family protein: MAITNLNKFLGEYFTANNCELLHNQDGILTIQLTEQMDRELMNRPFYWHYVKSTGYSGEPMKLTLITNPEKRENQGEWIHFGSPRLQQIINQLKTNERNTKLFQVVETNKNTPLYPWLVINIKISYIGKQKKDEVFSIGLHLVNGVMKLEMMDKLQQIPLKLTISDYCYPISPMIKLKSGYLRIQSIIDDYIENQLHEWAEQSLLTLDEEIQMLNYFYSGETDTVQEQKEKELAEMKKRYEPSITYHVINGGVFYLTEDTLKE, encoded by the coding sequence ATGGCAATTACTAATTTAAACAAATTCTTAGGGGAATATTTCACCGCAAATAATTGTGAATTACTCCATAATCAGGATGGAATATTAACCATCCAATTAACAGAACAAATGGATAGGGAATTAATGAACCGCCCATTCTATTGGCATTACGTTAAAAGTACAGGTTATAGCGGGGAACCAATGAAACTAACCCTCATTACAAATCCGGAAAAACGAGAAAATCAGGGGGAATGGATTCATTTCGGAAGCCCACGTTTACAACAAATAATAAATCAGCTTAAAACAAATGAAAGAAACACAAAATTATTCCAAGTAGTAGAGACGAATAAAAACACCCCTTTATATCCTTGGTTAGTGATTAATATAAAGATTAGTTATATTGGAAAACAAAAAAAGGATGAAGTATTTTCAATTGGATTGCATCTAGTCAATGGCGTTATGAAATTAGAAATGATGGATAAGTTACAGCAGATTCCACTTAAGTTGACAATATCTGATTATTGTTATCCTATTTCTCCAATGATCAAACTAAAAAGCGGATATCTCAGAATACAGTCCATTATTGATGATTACATCGAGAATCAACTACATGAATGGGCAGAGCAATCACTCCTTACATTAGATGAAGAAATTCAAATGCTAAACTATTTCTATTCTGGTGAAACCGATACTGTACAGGAACAAAAAGAAAAAGAATTAGCCGAAATGAAGAAGCGCTACGAACCATCCATAACCTATCACGTAATTAACGGTGGTGTTTTCTACCTTACCGAGGATACATTGAAGGAATAG
- a CDS encoding type II secretion system protein, which produces MLKNNGFTLVEVLVASSILMVVITTLVPIISLINEHQALLSERRTFSYLLHDELQPFVHQHETTIPTSYSKQVHHKTLAFQFSKENELVKGCVQWQNVKNTNEVICLYGYQE; this is translated from the coding sequence TTGTTGAAGAATAATGGATTTACGTTGGTTGAGGTCCTTGTTGCATCAAGTATACTTATGGTTGTTATAACTACTTTGGTTCCTATAATTTCACTGATTAACGAACATCAAGCTCTTTTAAGTGAGCGTCGTACATTCAGTTATCTATTACATGATGAATTACAACCATTTGTCCATCAGCACGAGACTACAATACCAACAAGTTACAGCAAACAAGTTCATCATAAAACGCTAGCGTTTCAATTTAGTAAAGAAAATGAACTAGTGAAGGGATGCGTGCAGTGGCAAAATGTCAAAAATACCAATGAAGTCATCTGCTTATATGGCTATCAGGAATAA
- the gcvPA gene encoding aminomethyl-transferring glycine dehydrogenase subunit GcvPA, whose translation MEFRYLPMTETDKKEMLDKIGVSSTEVLFSDIPKEVRLDRELNLKKPVSEYELKKELTEMASKNANLTEYRSFLGAGVYDHFIPSVVDHVISRQEFYTAYTPYQPEITQGELQAMFEFQTMVSELTAMPIVNSSLYDGGTAVVEAVYLSIAQTKRKKVLVSAALHPEHRQLVETAANGKKLEIVEIDYKDGVTDLEQLEKEVDEDTAAVLVQYPNFFGQIEPLEKINKLIKQQEKTMFIASSNPLSLGYLTPPGEFGADIVVGDTQVFGIPAQFGGPHCGYFATTQKLMRKVPGRFVGETVDKDGQRGFVLTLQTREQHIRREKATSNITSNQALNAVASSAAMSALGKNGVKEMTKLNMQKARYTKQKLEEVNLPAVFNGAFFNEFVIKLSKPVDVVNDALFEKGFIGGFDLGKVYPELENHMLIATTEIRLKEEIDAFVKEMGDINGY comes from the coding sequence ATGGAATTTCGTTATTTACCAATGACCGAAACCGATAAAAAAGAAATGCTAGATAAAATCGGTGTATCATCCACAGAAGTACTGTTTTCTGATATTCCGAAAGAAGTTAGACTGGACAGGGAATTAAACCTTAAAAAACCAGTTAGTGAATATGAGTTGAAAAAAGAACTAACAGAAATGGCAAGCAAAAATGCGAATTTAACAGAATATCGTTCATTTTTAGGCGCTGGTGTATATGATCATTTCATTCCATCCGTCGTTGATCATGTTATTTCCAGACAAGAATTCTATACTGCTTACACACCTTACCAGCCGGAAATTACACAAGGTGAACTGCAGGCTATGTTTGAATTTCAGACAATGGTTTCTGAATTAACTGCAATGCCTATTGTTAACTCTTCCTTATACGATGGGGGAACAGCTGTAGTTGAAGCTGTATACTTGAGTATAGCCCAGACAAAACGCAAAAAAGTTCTTGTTTCAGCTGCTTTGCACCCTGAACATCGCCAGCTTGTTGAAACAGCTGCAAACGGGAAGAAACTTGAAATCGTCGAGATCGATTACAAAGACGGTGTTACTGATTTAGAACAACTGGAAAAAGAGGTTGATGAAGATACAGCTGCCGTTTTAGTTCAATACCCTAACTTCTTCGGTCAGATCGAGCCGCTGGAAAAAATTAATAAACTAATCAAACAGCAAGAGAAAACAATGTTTATTGCATCCAGTAACCCGCTTTCACTTGGGTATTTAACGCCTCCAGGTGAATTTGGGGCAGATATTGTTGTTGGTGATACACAAGTATTTGGTATTCCGGCACAATTTGGCGGACCGCACTGTGGTTACTTTGCAACGACTCAAAAATTAATGCGTAAAGTACCAGGTCGATTTGTTGGTGAAACAGTAGATAAAGATGGGCAGCGCGGCTTCGTTTTAACATTACAAACGAGAGAACAGCATATCAGGCGTGAGAAAGCAACATCAAACATCACATCAAACCAGGCATTGAACGCTGTTGCAAGTTCAGCTGCAATGAGTGCTCTTGGGAAGAACGGTGTGAAAGAAATGACAAAATTAAATATGCAAAAGGCAAGATATACAAAGCAAAAGTTAGAAGAAGTTAACTTACCAGCTGTATTTAATGGGGCATTTTTCAATGAATTTGTAATTAAACTTTCCAAACCGGTAGATGTTGTAAACGATGCGTTATTCGAAAAAGGATTTATTGGTGGGTTTGATCTTGGTAAAGTATATCCGGAATTAGAAAACCATATGTTGATAGCTACAACTGAAATCCGGTTAAAAGAAGAAATCGATGCTTTCGTAAAAGAAATGGGGGATATCAATGGCTACTGA
- the comGA gene encoding competence type IV pilus ATPase ComGA yields MSPATTLSNKLLISAFEAQASDVHFYPFPNHTDVYFRIHGKRIFYKSLVNSQYQSLLTYYKFTSGMDIGEIRKPQNGTITHQKLDQIYSLRLSTLPVNQMESLAIRILPQEENLTLDQLFLFPNQLNKLKEWITNHAGIILFTGPTGSGKTTTLYGLLQAILKEKSYQTITLEDPIEKEMDDILQVQVNEKAGITYQTGLKAALRHDPDIIMIGEIRDKATAQFAFDASLTGHLVLSTLHAKNAAGTIHRLLEMGLKQTDLQQSLIAVAALELLPLQINNKTTRRAAILELLDSEKLENTIMRHDTKNSSTFHTFDHLRKKAFAYGFISEEIYKNS; encoded by the coding sequence TTGAGCCCTGCTACAACACTTTCGAATAAACTTCTCATTTCTGCTTTTGAAGCTCAAGCATCGGATGTTCACTTTTACCCATTCCCCAATCACACAGACGTTTATTTTCGTATTCACGGTAAACGAATATTCTATAAATCATTAGTAAATTCACAATACCAATCACTGTTAACCTATTATAAATTCACGTCTGGAATGGATATCGGTGAAATAAGAAAACCACAAAACGGCACCATAACACATCAGAAACTTGACCAAATTTATTCATTGCGTTTATCAACACTTCCCGTTAACCAAATGGAAAGCTTAGCAATTCGAATCCTTCCCCAGGAAGAAAATCTCACCCTTGATCAACTTTTTCTTTTTCCAAATCAACTGAATAAATTAAAAGAATGGATCACGAATCATGCTGGTATTATTTTATTCACCGGCCCGACAGGAAGTGGAAAAACCACTACTTTATATGGTCTATTACAAGCCATTTTAAAAGAAAAATCATATCAGACCATTACATTAGAAGACCCTATTGAAAAAGAGATGGACGATATTTTACAAGTGCAAGTTAACGAAAAAGCTGGTATAACCTATCAAACCGGTTTAAAAGCTGCACTTAGACACGATCCAGATATTATCATGATCGGGGAGATCCGTGATAAAGCAACAGCACAATTTGCTTTTGATGCTTCGCTAACAGGTCATCTCGTATTAAGTACTTTGCATGCCAAAAATGCTGCAGGTACAATCCATCGCTTGTTAGAAATGGGGTTAAAACAAACCGATTTGCAACAATCACTTATCGCAGTAGCGGCTTTAGAATTGTTGCCGCTTCAAATAAACAATAAAACAACTAGACGTGCTGCTATATTGGAACTTTTAGATAGTGAAAAATTGGAAAACACAATAATGAGACATGATACCAAAAATTCAAGTACGTTTCATACGTTCGATCACTTAAGAAAGAAGGCTTTTGCATATGGATTTATATCTGAAGAGATTTATAAAAATTCGTAA
- the comGD gene encoding competence type IV pilus minor pilin ComGD — MKKQNGFTLIELLLVLGLLSALLLLSPPFNIAALEKHQNNQFLEQFQFDLLYIQNLASVSADDKRITIDFGENSYSILALQGGGTETIAVRDYPEGWEVDIRVMSTISFKSNGTIRQPGNIKMTSKNMTYNIVFPFGKGRAYIVEE, encoded by the coding sequence ATGAAGAAGCAAAATGGATTCACCTTAATCGAATTACTATTGGTTCTCGGATTATTGTCTGCTCTCTTGCTGCTTAGTCCACCATTTAATATTGCTGCGTTGGAAAAGCATCAAAACAATCAATTTTTGGAACAATTTCAATTTGATCTTTTGTACATTCAAAACTTAGCCTCTGTGTCTGCTGATGATAAACGTATCACCATCGATTTCGGTGAAAATAGCTATTCTATTTTAGCTCTACAAGGTGGTGGAACAGAAACAATTGCTGTCAGAGACTACCCTGAAGGTTGGGAGGTTGACATCCGAGTCATGTCAACTATATCCTTCAAATCTAATGGAACAATAAGACAACCAGGTAATATAAAAATGACATCAAAGAACATGACCTACAATATTGTCTTTCCGTTCGGGAAAGGAAGAGCTTATATTGTTGAAGAATAA
- the gcvT gene encoding glycine cleavage system aminomethyltransferase GcvT gives MSELKRTPLFPEYKKSGAKTVDFGGWDLPVQFAGIKHEHEITRTKAGLFDVSHMGEISVRGPKSLDFLQKMTTNNVAKLTPNRAQYTFMCNEDGGTIDDFIIYMLEDEDYLLVVNAANTEKDYEWLTAHNNYSNADVIITNESSHYVQIALQGPEAEQILQTLTKSDLSEIKFFRFDRDLYFSSIGAPAIVSRTGYTGEDGFEIYIDKSYGPDLWNLILEAGEPKGLEPIGLGARDTLRFEANLPLYGQELSETISPIEAGLKFAVKLDKESDFIGKESLQKQVEHGLTRKLIGIEMIDKGIPRHGYGVYSGEEEIGFVTSGTQSPTLNKNIGLALVKAEAAIEGTELHVQVRKRKLKAVVVNTPFYKREK, from the coding sequence ATGAGTGAGTTAAAGAGAACGCCGCTATTTCCAGAATACAAAAAGTCAGGGGCAAAGACAGTTGATTTCGGTGGTTGGGACCTTCCAGTACAATTCGCTGGAATTAAACATGAACATGAAATCACTAGAACCAAAGCTGGTTTATTTGATGTGTCCCATATGGGGGAAATTAGTGTAAGAGGTCCTAAGAGTTTGGATTTCCTGCAAAAGATGACAACAAATAATGTAGCAAAATTAACACCAAATCGTGCGCAGTATACATTTATGTGCAATGAAGATGGTGGGACAATTGATGACTTTATCATTTACATGTTGGAAGACGAAGATTACTTATTAGTTGTTAATGCGGCAAATACAGAAAAAGATTATGAATGGCTTACGGCTCATAACAATTATAGTAATGCTGATGTAATCATTACAAATGAATCTAGTCATTATGTTCAAATTGCCTTACAAGGGCCAGAAGCAGAACAAATTTTACAAACATTAACGAAATCAGATTTGAGTGAGATCAAGTTCTTTCGTTTTGACCGTGATCTTTATTTTTCGTCAATTGGTGCACCTGCTATCGTTTCAAGGACGGGCTATACAGGGGAAGATGGTTTTGAAATCTATATCGATAAATCGTATGGACCTGATTTATGGAACCTGATTTTGGAAGCAGGAGAACCTAAAGGCTTGGAACCGATTGGACTTGGAGCCAGAGATACATTACGCTTTGAAGCGAACTTGCCACTTTATGGACAGGAGCTTTCCGAAACAATCTCGCCAATTGAAGCGGGGTTGAAGTTCGCTGTAAAGCTTGATAAGGAGTCAGACTTTATTGGCAAAGAAAGCTTGCAGAAACAAGTTGAACACGGACTTACAAGAAAGCTAATTGGAATTGAAATGATTGACAAAGGAATACCACGTCATGGATATGGGGTGTACAGTGGAGAAGAAGAGATAGGTTTTGTTACTTCTGGAACACAATCTCCAACTCTCAATAAGAATATTGGTTTAGCTTTAGTGAAGGCTGAAGCTGCCATAGAAGGTACAGAACTTCATGTTCAGGTTCGAAAGCGTAAGTTAAAGGCTGTAGTTGTGAATACACCATTTTACAAACGAGAGAAATAG